A stretch of the Marinobacter sp. JH2 genome encodes the following:
- the rmf gene encoding ribosome modulation factor produces MKRQKRDVYARAFKRGYLAGVSGKSKDSCPIDQPEARQEWLNGWREGRTDNWEGMTGVSGIHRLANVTAT; encoded by the coding sequence ATGAAAAGACAGAAAAGAGACGTTTACGCTCGTGCATTCAAGCGGGGATACCTCGCTGGCGTGTCCGGAAAATCCAAAGACAGCTGCCCAATAGATCAACCAGAAGCGCGCCAAGAATGGTTGAACGGGTGGCGAGAAGGCCGCACAGATAACTGGGAGGGCATGACCGGCGTCTCCGGCATCCACAGGTTAGCCAACGTAACTGCCACTTAA